The following coding sequences lie in one Candidatus Curtissbacteria bacterium genomic window:
- a CDS encoding SMR family transporter, with translation MGFYQLLVVSVILNVTANVLLKKGVLSIGGVSGDKARLFLELTKAAVSPYIVIGLALYGLSFLIWLRVLSFNDLSKSYPIFASIVFLMTTLGSIKFLNEDVSLMRFVGMAIMLVGIFIVAKS, from the coding sequence ATGGGTTTTTACCAACTTCTTGTTGTCAGCGTCATATTAAATGTGACCGCAAATGTTCTTCTTAAAAAAGGAGTGTTATCAATTGGTGGAGTCAGTGGAGATAAAGCAAGGTTATTTCTCGAGCTGACAAAAGCTGCTGTTAGTCCCTATATTGTAATAGGCCTGGCTCTTTATGGCCTTTCCTTTTTAATTTGGTTAAGAGTCCTCAGCTTCAATGATCTTTCCAAATCGTACCCCATCTTCGCTTCAATAGTATTTTTGATGACGACACTCGGATCGATAAAATTTTTAAATGAAGATGTTTCGCTTATGCGTTTTGTTGGTATGGCTATAATGTTAGTTGGAATATTTATCGTTGCCAAATCGTGA
- a CDS encoding glycosyltransferase family 2 protein — protein sequence MKAVIIVPALNESPVIFKVLKSLPKKINGSTKVEVLVVDDGSSDNTFQEARRARVHVIRHLINRGLGAAIKTGMHWAQKNGADIAVTFDADGQHNPKDINKIIEPIISKKADVAIGSRFRKKQNVPFDRFIINWLANFVTLLLFGVYSTDSQSGLRAFSKKALAHIDFKADRMEFSSEILLEAKRNNLKVKEVPVSAIYTQYSRRKGQKNTNAIPVFLKSLIRLAR from the coding sequence GTGAAGGCAGTCATAATCGTCCCGGCTCTTAATGAGTCGCCCGTTATATTCAAAGTTTTAAAATCCCTGCCCAAAAAAATAAATGGATCTACAAAAGTAGAAGTTCTTGTTGTGGACGATGGTTCAAGCGACAATACATTCCAGGAAGCTAGAAGAGCAAGGGTTCATGTTATCCGCCACCTAATAAACAGAGGCTTAGGCGCCGCCATCAAAACAGGTATGCATTGGGCTCAAAAAAACGGCGCTGATATTGCAGTTACCTTCGACGCAGACGGACAACACAATCCAAAAGACATTAACAAAATTATAGAACCAATAATCTCCAAAAAAGCAGACGTTGCCATCGGGTCTCGGTTTAGAAAGAAACAGAATGTTCCCTTCGACCGCTTTATTATTAATTGGCTCGCCAACTTTGTTACCCTTCTTTTATTCGGTGTGTATAGTACAGATTCGCAGTCGGGCCTTAGAGCCTTTTCTAAAAAGGCTTTGGCGCACATAGATTTCAAAGCAGACAGAATGGAGTTTTCATCCGAAATCTTACTTGAAGCAAAAAGAAACAACCTCAAAGTTAAAGAAGTACCAGTGTCAGCAATTTATACACAATATTCAAGGAGAAAGGGCCAAAAAAACACAAACGCAATTCCAGTCTTTTTGAAGTCTTTAATAAGACTAGCAAGATAA
- a CDS encoding DUF2304 family protein — protein sequence MLTTIQIFLLAFTLFAFSRVLFRHRDKVISTRVAIFWSIIWIGALIGILMPKTTTNIAAVFGVGRGVDVIVYISLTLLFYLVFRIYVMIEDLRHEITYLIRQIALQESPSKQKTSSKRK from the coding sequence ATGCTAACGACAATTCAAATATTCTTACTCGCATTCACCCTCTTCGCGTTTTCTAGGGTTCTATTCAGGCATAGAGACAAAGTCATTTCAACCCGCGTCGCGATTTTTTGGTCAATAATCTGGATCGGAGCATTAATTGGGATATTAATGCCAAAAACTACAACAAATATAGCTGCGGTTTTCGGAGTCGGCAGGGGAGTTGATGTGATTGTTTACATCTCATTGACGCTACTTTTTTACCTTGTTTTTAGAATTTACGTCATGATAGAAGACCTTCGTCACGAAATAACCTATCTAATCCGTCAAATCGCTCTCCAGGAAAGTCCCTCGAAGCAAAAAACCTCCTCGAAAAGGAAATAA
- a CDS encoding glycosyltransferase family 4 protein, with amino-acid sequence MKILIVSEFFPTRKDIKFSGGVEARNFFVAKNLSKKHNVTIITSNLERAKAKEKLFSMNVLRVGPKRRYSPVTGDLLQRIAFIREAIKEGKKQQADIVEGTNFITHFIAKEVARNKKIPSIAWYPDVWIGSWIKNAGIMGIFGEVLERVNLARGFDAYIAISKETANKIKKIIKSEAHTIYCGVDLKEFKSKAIKFPNPTIITIARLSKYKNIRTLLLAFAHLTLSIPKAQLIIVGSGPQEKELKDLSKNLKIEKKVRLYSNLSRKDLVTLIKKSHIFCLPSYVEGFGIATIEAAAAGLPYVNSNIPIQKEITKNGRGGFLVDPNNPISFSKKLKLLISDKKIYNKKSVQALSLSQSYDWSDISNSTEKLYKSVYESSRNN; translated from the coding sequence ATGAAAATACTCATCGTCTCCGAATTTTTTCCAACAAGGAAAGATATAAAATTTTCCGGGGGTGTTGAGGCAAGAAATTTTTTTGTTGCAAAAAATCTCTCCAAAAAACACAATGTAACAATAATCACGAGCAATCTCGAAAGAGCAAAGGCCAAAGAGAAACTATTTAGTATGAATGTTTTAAGAGTTGGACCAAAGAGACGTTACTCGCCCGTGACAGGAGACCTACTTCAGCGCATCGCTTTTATTAGAGAAGCAATTAAAGAAGGGAAAAAACAACAAGCTGACATAGTAGAAGGGACAAATTTTATTACACACTTCATTGCTAAAGAAGTGGCACGGAATAAAAAAATTCCATCAATTGCCTGGTATCCTGATGTTTGGATAGGATCTTGGATCAAAAATGCCGGGATAATGGGCATTTTTGGAGAGGTGCTCGAGAGGGTCAACCTTGCAAGAGGTTTCGACGCGTACATTGCAATCTCAAAAGAAACCGCGAACAAAATTAAAAAAATAATAAAAAGCGAGGCCCATACAATATATTGCGGTGTGGATTTAAAAGAATTTAAATCTAAGGCAATCAAGTTCCCAAATCCTACAATCATAACAATTGCGAGGCTATCAAAATATAAGAATATAAGAACCCTCTTGTTAGCGTTTGCTCACCTCACCTTAAGCATCCCAAAAGCACAATTAATAATAGTAGGATCGGGTCCTCAAGAGAAGGAACTCAAAGATCTTTCTAAAAATCTAAAAATTGAAAAGAAAGTGAGACTCTATTCCAATCTGTCGAGAAAAGATCTAGTCACACTAATTAAAAAATCACACATCTTCTGTCTACCAAGCTACGTTGAAGGATTCGGAATAGCGACAATCGAGGCAGCAGCGGCAGGACTTCCTTACGTTAATTCAAATATTCCGATTCAAAAAGAAATAACAAAAAACGGACGAGGAGGATTCCTTGTAGATCCAAACAACCCTATTTCTTTCTCCAAAAAATTGAAATTACTAATTTCCGATAAGAAAATCTACAACAAGAAAAGTGTACAAGCCTTATCTCTCTCACAGTCCTACGATTGGAGCGACATATCAAATTCCACAGAAAAGTTATATAAATCAGTCTATGAAAGTAGCCGTAATAATTGA
- a CDS encoding glycosyltransferase family 4 protein produces MKVAVIIDTWFPHMGGGQINALEISKILAGRGIKIDIITRNNGKEGFKYPKNLNVYKLGSRTKPFDSFSKLMFLISSFRFIRAGNYDLVHAHAFLPGITARLLSVFYAKPSVFTVHGTALGSNLNSRLKLWIERFILTQIKYDMQITVSRDFFKIRNKNKKISYIPNGVNTQVFDRTKKSKEKTLIFVGRLHPQKNLINLVKAMVEVKKKFPKITLIIVGAGPQEKELKDLINKIGLKNNVKMTGQKTGRELIKLYKSSHLFVLPSIYEGQPLSLLEAWASKTPAVVTKTGDCAYLIKENVNGFLIEDPTDYRQIAKKIIKALKSKNLNKIGESGYNFVKKNFSWEKSAQETLKVYESLTKTAS; encoded by the coding sequence ATGAAAGTAGCCGTAATAATTGATACCTGGTTTCCTCACATGGGAGGCGGTCAAATTAATGCTCTCGAGATTTCGAAAATACTCGCCGGAAGAGGAATAAAGATTGACATAATCACCAGAAATAACGGAAAAGAGGGATTCAAATATCCTAAGAATTTAAATGTTTACAAGCTGGGTTCTCGAACAAAACCTTTTGACAGTTTTTCCAAACTGATGTTTTTAATTAGCTCTTTTAGGTTCATCAGGGCAGGTAATTACGATCTCGTTCACGCTCATGCTTTCCTCCCAGGGATAACAGCTCGTCTTTTATCCGTTTTCTACGCTAAACCTTCGGTTTTCACCGTTCACGGGACTGCTCTAGGGAGTAATCTAAATAGCAGGCTTAAACTTTGGATCGAAAGATTTATCCTCACTCAAATTAAATACGATATGCAAATTACAGTTTCAAGAGATTTTTTTAAGATTAGAAATAAAAACAAAAAAATTTCTTACATACCGAATGGGGTAAATACTCAAGTCTTCGATAGAACAAAAAAATCAAAAGAAAAAACCTTAATTTTTGTCGGCAGGCTCCACCCTCAAAAAAACTTAATCAACCTCGTTAAAGCAATGGTAGAAGTTAAAAAAAAATTTCCCAAGATTACACTCATAATCGTAGGCGCTGGACCTCAAGAAAAAGAATTAAAAGACCTGATTAACAAAATAGGTCTTAAAAACAACGTAAAAATGACAGGACAAAAAACAGGAAGGGAACTCATAAAACTTTACAAATCGAGTCACTTATTCGTACTGCCCTCAATTTACGAAGGTCAACCGCTCTCACTCCTCGAAGCATGGGCGAGCAAAACTCCAGCCGTCGTTACAAAAACGGGTGATTGTGCATACCTGATCAAAGAAAATGTAAATGGGTTTTTAATAGAGGACCCGACAGACTATCGACAAATCGCAAAAAAAATAATAAAAGCTCTTAAGAGTAAAAACTTAAATAAAATAGGGGAAAGCGGTTATAATTTTGTGAAGAAAAATTTCTCGTGGGAAAAATCAGCTCAAGAAACACTAAAAGTATATGAGAGCCTCACAAAAACCGCAAGTTAG
- a CDS encoding glycosyltransferase, whose amino-acid sequence MRASQKPQVSVIMSVHNGMPYLKEAVKSILSQTYKNFEFIIVDDASTDKSLKYLKSVHDKRIKLIKNSKNLGLATSLNKALKVAKGEYIARMDADDISLPKRLETQLNFLIKNPKVDLCGSWAELINEEGRTVGEKKYPKNDKEIKKALGWYPPLIHPTWLARTEFYEKTKGYDIRFDMAEDYELLVRAKEKFQMANIGQKLLLWRLGNKRRSRQHFRQMDLTDLRIKRKALQKGYFGRLYILTVIKKTLMVYLIPLPIKVRIAKFLKVA is encoded by the coding sequence ATGAGAGCCTCACAAAAACCGCAAGTTAGCGTCATCATGTCGGTTCACAATGGCATGCCTTATCTCAAAGAAGCGGTAAAAAGCATATTAAGCCAGACATACAAAAACTTTGAGTTCATAATTGTCGACGACGCGTCAACTGACAAAAGTCTGAAATACTTAAAATCAGTTCATGATAAAAGAATCAAACTAATCAAGAATTCAAAAAACTTAGGTCTTGCCACGTCTTTAAATAAGGCCCTAAAAGTAGCAAAGGGAGAGTATATAGCTAGAATGGATGCTGACGACATCAGTTTACCCAAAAGATTAGAAACTCAGCTTAATTTTCTAATAAAAAATCCGAAAGTCGATTTGTGTGGCTCATGGGCCGAGCTTATAAACGAGGAAGGGAGAACAGTAGGGGAAAAGAAATATCCTAAAAATGACAAAGAAATTAAAAAAGCTTTAGGCTGGTACCCTCCGCTCATACATCCGACGTGGTTAGCGCGGACAGAGTTTTACGAAAAAACAAAAGGTTATGATATCAGGTTCGACATGGCAGAAGACTACGAATTACTTGTTAGAGCAAAAGAAAAATTCCAAATGGCTAATATTGGTCAAAAGTTATTGCTTTGGAGACTCGGAAATAAAAGACGTTCCCGTCAGCATTTCCGACAAATGGACTTGACAGATCTTAGAATCAAGCGAAAGGCACTCCAAAAAGGTTATTTTGGACGGCTATACATATTGACAGTTATAAAAAAAACTTTAATGGTTTACCTTATTCCTCTCCCTATTAAAGTCCGAATTGCAAAATTCTTAAAAGTCGCATGA
- a CDS encoding NAD-dependent epimerase/dehydratase family protein, which translates to MNLKNRKVLITGGSGFIGTHLLQKLEELGATVDNFDLVNGNNLEDPNDLKKFVKRKYDYIYHLAGFSGSEKSNQEKIKCLSLNTFSFASLLELLIKYSPNTKLILSGSRLEYGIPKYLPVDENHPTIPISIYGLSKLAATQLALVYHMNYNLDVTIFRTSNVYGPHKSSSFPGYNLINYFIDQAKKDKELTIYGKGDQERDYIFIHDLVDAFVLSFDRKTSGEIYNLGFGKGIQIKSMAKLITKTVGKGRVTYKPWPKNFQSVETGSYISDIRKIKSLGFKPKTNFKEGILKTCQIS; encoded by the coding sequence ATGAATCTTAAAAATAGAAAAGTGCTGATAACAGGAGGGTCAGGTTTCATTGGCACGCATCTTTTACAGAAATTAGAAGAGTTAGGTGCAACTGTAGATAATTTCGACTTAGTAAATGGTAACAATCTGGAAGACCCAAACGATTTAAAAAAATTTGTAAAAAGGAAATACGATTATATTTATCATTTAGCGGGGTTTTCCGGCAGCGAAAAAAGTAATCAAGAAAAAATTAAATGCTTAAGCCTCAATACATTTTCATTCGCAAGTCTCCTGGAACTTCTCATTAAGTACTCACCAAATACAAAACTAATTCTTTCAGGTTCCCGGCTAGAGTATGGTATACCCAAATATCTACCGGTTGACGAAAATCATCCAACAATTCCAATTTCAATTTACGGGTTATCTAAGCTTGCGGCCACTCAACTTGCCCTCGTCTATCATATGAACTATAACCTTGACGTGACAATTTTCAGAACTTCTAACGTCTACGGTCCTCATAAGAGCTCGTCCTTTCCTGGATATAACTTGATCAACTACTTTATTGATCAAGCGAAAAAGGACAAAGAACTAACCATTTACGGTAAAGGGGACCAAGAAAGAGATTATATATTTATACACGACCTAGTCGACGCTTTCGTGCTCTCATTTGACCGAAAAACATCGGGGGAAATCTACAATCTTGGTTTTGGAAAAGGAATACAAATAAAATCAATGGCGAAACTAATAACAAAAACAGTAGGGAAGGGAAGAGTTACCTACAAGCCCTGGCCTAAAAATTTTCAAAGTGTCGAAACAGGAAGCTACATTTCAGACATTAGAAAAATAAAAAGTTTGGGTTTTAAGCCAAAGACAAATTTTAAGGAAGGTATTTTAAAAACATGCCAAATAAGCTAA
- a CDS encoding glycosyltransferase family 4 protein encodes MPNKLKICSPQLGLSNKSTLGGEVFDREVLLGLARRGVETTIILPKGKAHDKGIKNWHIYYLPITHFPAIAANLLYLPPLFKTYQEKKFNILRIHQPQFLGLCASLFKFFKRDVKLVATIHQFRETEMPFASKFFNNLWDHIICDSENVKNLIIKTYNVEKNKITVVHNGTPRYLKPTEKGKKLLKKLNLENKFVLMYMGFFNERKNPLFLLKVLSEIKKTNKNVALVYWGEGPLKSEIKKRAISLNLSSDIRFITPKFGPEKNKFHNLADVFVHPSLDEGFALAPLEAMACAKPVIMNNSHSAREAIDNGINGFICEQSDVDAWCRALIKILGDKKLANKMGKEAYQKRLKEFNWKKTINAHERVFNRLLI; translated from the coding sequence ATGCCAAATAAGCTAAAAATTTGTTCCCCACAACTAGGACTTTCGAACAAATCCACTTTGGGCGGAGAAGTGTTTGACAGGGAAGTTCTATTAGGTCTGGCGAGAAGGGGAGTGGAGACAACAATTATTCTCCCCAAAGGAAAAGCCCACGACAAAGGCATTAAGAATTGGCATATATATTATTTACCAATTACCCACTTCCCCGCCATCGCGGCAAATCTCCTTTACTTGCCTCCCTTATTTAAAACATACCAAGAAAAGAAGTTTAATATTCTAAGAATCCATCAGCCGCAATTTTTAGGCCTTTGCGCTTCCCTATTCAAGTTTTTCAAAAGAGATGTAAAACTCGTTGCCACGATTCATCAATTCAGAGAGACAGAAATGCCCTTCGCGTCTAAGTTTTTTAACAATTTATGGGACCATATTATTTGCGACAGCGAAAATGTCAAAAATCTTATTATAAAAACTTATAACGTCGAAAAAAACAAAATTACAGTAGTTCACAACGGAACTCCTCGTTACCTCAAGCCGACTGAAAAAGGCAAAAAACTATTAAAGAAATTGAATTTAGAAAATAAATTTGTATTGATGTATATGGGTTTTTTTAACGAACGGAAAAACCCACTTTTCCTACTTAAAGTTCTAAGTGAAATTAAAAAAACAAACAAAAATGTTGCGCTCGTTTATTGGGGAGAAGGTCCTCTCAAAAGTGAAATTAAAAAAAGAGCGATCTCTTTAAATCTCTCTTCAGACATAAGGTTCATTACTCCTAAGTTTGGGCCAGAAAAGAATAAATTCCATAACTTGGCTGATGTTTTCGTTCACCCATCGTTGGACGAAGGGTTCGCACTTGCCCCCTTGGAAGCGATGGCTTGCGCAAAGCCGGTTATTATGAATAATTCACATTCAGCAAGAGAAGCTATCGACAATGGAATAAATGGATTTATTTGTGAACAAAGCGACGTCGACGCCTGGTGCAGGGCCCTAATAAAAATCCTAGGCGATAAAAAACTCGCAAACAAAATGGGTAAGGAAGCCTATCAAAAAAGATTAAAAGAATTTAACTGGAAGAAAACAATAAATGCACATGAAAGGGTATTCAATCGATTGCTAATTTAG
- a CDS encoding glycosyltransferase family 2 protein: MKASTKKTISIVIPILNEEKNIPVLYKEVIKNVEGFNREFIFINDGSTDRSAEIINKLREKDKSVKLVNLSRNFGHQIAITCGVDMAGGDAAIIMDADLQDPPTVIPKMIKKWQEGYDVVYGKRLKREGESYFKLWTARAFYSLINLLSGTKIPDNVGDFRLISKNVIEVLKVTREYQRFLRGMISWVGFDQTAVQFKRARRYSGKSKYSTLSMVKLGVDALLSFSFFPLRIASFLGIATATGAIGFIFYTLILTAGGTTVKGWPSTIVLMLFLGSIQLITIGIIGEYLGRIYEEVKKRPLYIIRSTVGIKRNAKI; the protein is encoded by the coding sequence GTGAAAGCTTCCACAAAAAAAACAATATCCATCGTTATTCCTATTTTAAATGAAGAAAAGAATATTCCAGTTCTTTATAAAGAGGTCATAAAAAATGTTGAAGGATTTAACAGAGAATTCATTTTCATCAACGATGGTTCAACAGATCGTTCAGCGGAAATTATAAATAAACTAAGGGAAAAAGATAAAAGCGTAAAACTTGTAAATTTGTCGAGAAATTTTGGCCATCAAATAGCCATCACTTGTGGGGTTGATATGGCAGGTGGAGACGCAGCCATAATAATGGATGCAGACTTGCAGGATCCGCCAACTGTTATTCCAAAAATGATTAAGAAATGGCAAGAAGGTTACGATGTCGTTTACGGCAAAAGACTAAAAAGAGAAGGCGAAAGCTATTTTAAATTATGGACGGCACGGGCATTTTACAGTTTGATTAATTTACTTTCTGGCACCAAGATCCCCGATAACGTAGGAGATTTTAGACTGATTTCTAAAAACGTTATAGAAGTACTTAAAGTGACTAGAGAATATCAGAGGTTCTTAAGGGGAATGATAAGCTGGGTAGGCTTCGACCAAACCGCCGTTCAATTTAAAAGAGCAAGAAGATATTCCGGTAAATCCAAATACTCTACTTTATCAATGGTAAAACTTGGAGTTGACGCCTTACTCTCTTTTTCGTTCTTCCCTTTAAGGATCGCCTCCTTCTTAGGAATAGCAACAGCAACGGGCGCGATCGGATTCATTTTTTATACCCTAATTTTAACGGCCGGTGGAACTACAGTTAAGGGTTGGCCTTCAACTATAGTTTTGATGCTGTTTTTAGGTAGTATTCAACTCATCACAATTGGTATCATAGGGGAATATTTGGGCCGGATATATGAAGAGGTGAAGAAAAGACCTTTATACATCATAAGGTCAACAGTCGGAATAAAAAGAAATGCCAAAATCTAG
- a CDS encoding class I SAM-dependent methyltransferase, producing MPKSRKTQKQTIEELFHDKYASSVKLEDLNVEENFSLAAQENRSAEKMFGDLEGKRVLDLGCGFGETAVYWATKGAKVDAIDISSESIELAKKLATKYKVSKNCNFKQMAAEDLKFKDNYFDYVFGNGVLHHVQLMEAGKEIKRVLKKGGRAAFVEPLKYNPVINVYRRIANEVRTPTENPLGFGDINKLKTVFPHVKHSEYEMLTLLIFVWFFIVSRVSPNEQRYWRKILRVTGPLKLILGSLIFLDKIALSLIPPLRYFCWNTVIELRK from the coding sequence ATGCCAAAATCTAGAAAAACCCAAAAACAGACTATTGAGGAACTTTTCCACGATAAATACGCCTCCTCAGTCAAATTGGAAGATTTAAATGTGGAGGAAAACTTTTCTCTCGCCGCTCAAGAAAACCGTAGCGCCGAAAAAATGTTCGGCGACCTAGAGGGGAAACGAGTGCTGGACTTGGGGTGTGGATTTGGCGAAACAGCAGTTTATTGGGCAACGAAGGGCGCAAAAGTCGACGCTATCGATATCTCTTCTGAGTCCATCGAATTAGCAAAAAAATTGGCAACCAAGTACAAGGTTTCTAAAAACTGCAACTTTAAACAAATGGCTGCAGAGGATCTAAAATTTAAGGACAATTACTTTGATTACGTATTCGGCAACGGGGTACTTCACCACGTTCAACTTATGGAAGCTGGGAAAGAAATAAAAAGAGTCTTAAAAAAAGGCGGCAGGGCCGCGTTTGTTGAACCCCTTAAATACAACCCCGTTATTAATGTATATAGAAGAATTGCGAATGAAGTAAGAACTCCCACCGAAAACCCTTTAGGTTTTGGCGATATCAACAAGCTAAAAACAGTATTTCCTCACGTTAAACATAGTGAATATGAGATGCTCACTCTTTTAATATTTGTTTGGTTCTTCATAGTTTCCAGAGTAAGTCCGAATGAGCAAAGGTACTGGAGGAAAATCTTAAGGGTTACGGGCCCACTAAAGCTTATCCTTGGCTCATTAATTTTTCTGGATAAAATAGCCCTTTCCCTTATTCCTCCACTTAGGTATTTTTGCTGGAATACAGTAATAGAGCTAAGGAAATAA
- a CDS encoding class I SAM-dependent methyltransferase — protein sequence MRFLLKLYVNSLKKIELGSAISVRLTKITGKSKVNIHPKHFLNQDPWYTKKLSSSDIVLDLGSGIGQSAIKAARVAKKVIGVEKDKQLILIATKSASIEKAKNVSFKKGDLENKLKFKNNSFEKIIFLDVLEHLNSRDQILKEIHRVLKPKGLLFLGVPNSETSWKKLQRKAGTNSFSDPDHKIEFSEKQIKDLLQKHKFKIIEFSYGKVDTPFRGFYDIIGGFSISAYRKISNWRQQKANRQNIDASGFEIVAQK from the coding sequence ATGAGATTTTTACTCAAGCTGTATGTAAATTCCTTAAAAAAAATTGAATTAGGGAGCGCAATTTCTGTCAGATTAACTAAAATTACAGGAAAATCAAAAGTTAATATTCATCCTAAACATTTCTTAAACCAAGACCCTTGGTACACAAAAAAACTCTCAAGCAGCGATATTGTCCTTGACCTAGGAAGTGGCATAGGTCAAAGCGCGATTAAGGCGGCAAGGGTTGCGAAAAAAGTAATCGGTGTCGAAAAAGATAAGCAACTGATTTTAATTGCAACAAAATCCGCATCAATAGAAAAAGCTAAAAATGTATCGTTTAAAAAAGGTGATCTCGAAAACAAACTTAAGTTCAAAAATAATTCTTTTGAAAAAATAATTTTTCTCGACGTTCTAGAGCATCTGAATAGTCGTGACCAGATCTTGAAAGAAATTCACAGAGTGCTTAAACCTAAAGGATTACTTTTTTTGGGCGTGCCAAACAGTGAAACTTCTTGGAAAAAGCTTCAAAGAAAAGCGGGTACCAATTCCTTTTCCGACCCCGACCACAAAATAGAGTTCAGCGAGAAACAAATCAAAGACTTGCTCCAAAAACACAAGTTCAAAATAATAGAATTTTCTTACGGAAAGGTAGACACTCCATTTAGAGGATTTTACGACATAATCGGAGGGTTTTCGATTTCCGCGTACAGAAAAATTTCAAATTGGAGACAACAAAAGGCCAATAGACAAAATATAGACGCCAGCGGATTCGAAATAGTCGCGCAAAAATAA
- a CDS encoding glycosyltransferase family 4 protein — protein sequence MKTAFLIEHFIPFATGGSEWSTYYLAKDLNKLGHDITIITPNFGSKPFERMGGVKIKRFPIYKKIKTKDSIPGNFFFTNPLWIVWSMYYTFTFLKNENFDIIHVNGKYMLPPTRLANIFLHLPLVVTIRDYQVICNYGLCLWRGQKACNLKDYFFDDFKKYYSNYVTNKNVTIFLVNLVYAFWGRASRNILKLSTYKAKVVSLSNIQKRIFEKNGIDVMSVIGNSTDFKNKKSSTKENKIIYAGRFTQGKGLSLLISILPDLIKSNPGYRFVFVGDGPLRPEIDQMAEKAKSVTVLGQINHDKLLDEIASSKVLVAPSVWPEPFGRVAIEALSQKTPVVATNVGAFPEILSKRWGIIVRPTKKDLRRGIESVIKHNKYYVRNITKDLPGMKDKFQKDVTGKYLKLYKSLTA from the coding sequence ATGAAAACAGCTTTTTTAATTGAGCATTTCATACCGTTTGCTACAGGAGGGTCCGAATGGAGTACATATTATCTAGCGAAAGACCTCAACAAACTTGGACACGATATCACAATCATTACACCAAATTTCGGAAGTAAACCGTTTGAGAGAATGGGAGGTGTAAAAATTAAAAGATTTCCCATTTATAAGAAAATAAAGACAAAAGACAGTATCCCCGGAAATTTTTTCTTTACGAATCCACTCTGGATAGTATGGAGCATGTACTACACATTTACCTTTCTAAAAAATGAAAATTTTGACATAATCCATGTCAATGGAAAATATATGCTTCCTCCAACAAGACTCGCAAATATCTTTCTTCACCTACCCCTCGTCGTAACAATAAGAGACTACCAAGTCATATGCAACTATGGACTGTGCCTATGGCGGGGCCAAAAGGCATGTAATTTAAAAGACTATTTTTTTGATGATTTTAAAAAATATTACAGTAACTACGTCACAAACAAAAACGTCACTATATTTTTAGTCAATCTCGTATATGCGTTCTGGGGAAGGGCATCTCGAAATATATTAAAGCTCTCAACCTATAAAGCCAAAGTTGTGTCACTTTCAAATATACAAAAAAGAATATTTGAAAAAAACGGCATAGATGTAATGAGCGTCATTGGAAACTCAACGGATTTTAAAAATAAAAAAAGTTCAACTAAGGAAAATAAAATTATATATGCGGGAAGATTTACTCAAGGAAAGGGTTTAAGCCTTTTAATTTCTATACTTCCCGATCTTATAAAAAGTAATCCTGGCTACCGGTTTGTATTTGTTGGAGATGGGCCTCTCAGACCTGAAATCGATCAAATGGCTGAAAAAGCCAAAAGTGTAACAGTACTTGGTCAAATTAACCACGATAAACTTCTCGATGAAATTGCTTCTTCAAAAGTGTTGGTGGCCCCCTCAGTATGGCCTGAGCCGTTTGGAAGGGTTGCGATAGAAGCGCTTTCTCAAAAAACGCCCGTGGTGGCGACAAATGTAGGCGCTTTTCCGGAAATATTGAGTAAAAGATGGGGAATTATTGTAAGGCCCACGAAAAAAGACCTTAGAAGAGGTATTGAAAGCGTGATTAAACATAATAAATACTACGTTAGGAATATCACTAAAGACTTGCCTGGCATGAAAGATAAGTTTCAAAAAGATGTAACCGGAAAATACTTAAAGCTCTACAAAAGCCTTACGGCATGA